A stretch of the Argentina anserina chromosome 6, drPotAnse1.1, whole genome shotgun sequence genome encodes the following:
- the LOC126800929 gene encoding cyclic phosphodiesterase-like: MRIPEDEVNSTIQNAQRKQTYTVWGIPPDDVVQRIKKIMEPLRAEFGGPAIEPHITVVGSVLLSHDYVIEKFVNGCQNIEPYTCEVDQLVTRKFYYQPVSLLIHPCQSVGHFGGYLHRCSSHMPHLSLLYGNLTEDERNRAIQKVLELDDSIASLKFTMSRLVLYKTHNEARDQHSWEKVMEYNLRPRNQR, from the exons ATGCGTATTCCCGAGG ACGAAGTTAATAGCACAATCCAAAATGCCCAAAGAAAACAGACGTATACAGTGTGGGGAATTCCACCAGATGACGTCGTGCAAAGGATCAAGAAGATAATGGAGCCCCTTCGAGCTGAGTTTGGGGGGCCGGCGATCGAACCTCACATTACCGTCGTCGGATCCGTCCTTTTGAGCCATGACTATGTGATCGAAAAGTTCGTAAATGGTTGCCAAAATATTGAACCCTACACTTGTGAAGTTGATCAATTAGTTACTCGCAAATTCTATTATCAACCTGTCTCTCTTCTCATTCATCCATGTCAATCG GTTGGACACTTTGGTGGCTACCTACATCGTTGTAGTT CTCATATGCCGCATTTGAGTCTCCTTTACGGGAATTTGACAGAGGACGAAAGGAATAGAGCTATACAGAAGGTTCTTGAGCTGGACGACAGCATTGCTAGCCTCAAGTTCACCATGAGTCGCCTAGTTTTGTACAAAACCCACAATGAAGCTAGAGATCAACATTCTTGGGAGAAGGTTATGGAATACAACCTCCGACCCCGAAATCAGCGCTAA
- the LOC126797647 gene encoding uncharacterized protein LOC126797647 isoform X1: MSSRNSSTLSTTRTLSGVSEMEAAVKLGLDLAAAARRNLSFLRAVAESRWLYRKPTLVEAIRRYRELWMPLMAHLTAESTSMTTPVVHPPIDIEWVWFCHTLNPVHYRQYCESRFSRLIGKPTIFNEENEEYALMRCRDIWVKRYPDEPFENESDSDVGVSDVVNDEELLEEVNKHRFLYSKFSEPYRSEIVYLIAARQRYKGFLYMMQRTNDLGSNLVPASDIMLMWIMHQSYPTVYAEDLKDVEGDLVTVLTAWDKLKEKEVEETKKLWERTFDQPYEKAGGEMALTLDGRVSFTPPVYWEVSDTDVNTKYKPLLPRFLLEVCVFVRLRDKMKAMHGNIRGDNLRLRIVRCHRELKLGKPMSDFSHLSWRKPWHLYCEFGTKGVIVELRRRGGYCFKGNSVQDTVTFYWNDLLRAPSLSLQKEDDELKITTSITPPVQAPYLMKCVPDHVTDDSGAMISDVILRMNQYRPQEGRWLSRTVLDHAGRECFVIRIRVGEGFWRRGGEAPSAVKWEDRIIEIREGSWSYVAGSIGRCPVKVVGNALPKEPTEQWKAAWKFSTGDELMIGGLPSSISGLRFCLKNQTAESTVKLLKGRKMQYQVKKKGSVTVDEECQIYEEGEGVEDEDEEEGFLTLVRITEEDPIGRATALLNWKLLVVELLPEEDAVFVLLLCICILRSVSEMKKEDIGGLLIRRRLKEEKFGTRDWGSVLLHPSSSSSSNSSPQVEPWYWNAKAIIKSEGSVNITRQPAVTVGYSPEEGGDKLYRRSILA, encoded by the exons ATGTCGTCGCGTAACTCCAGCACCTTGTCCACGACCAGAACTCTCAGCGGAGTATCCGAAATGGAGGCCGCCGTGAAGCTCGGCTTGGATCTCGCCGCCGCCGCCAGGCGAAACCTCAGCTTCCTCCGAGCTGTGGCCGAGTCTCGGTGGCTGTACCGGAAGCCAACGCTTGTTGAAGCCATAAGAAG GTACCGTGAGCTCTGGATGCCGTTGATGGCTCATCTGACGGCGGAGTCAACGTCAATGACTACTCCGGTGGTTCACCCTCCCATTGATATTGAGTGGGTTTGGTTCTGTCACACACTTAATCCG gttcATTATAGGCAATACTGTGAGTCGAGGTTTTCAAGACTTATAGGAAAGCCCACCATTTTTAATGAAGAGAATGAAGAATATGCATTAATGAGGTGCAGAGATATATGGGTTAAAAGGTACCCAGATGAGCCATTTGAGAATGAAAGTGATTCTGATGTGGGGGTATCAGATGTGGTTAATGATGAGGAGCTATTGGAGGAAGTGAACAAGCATAGGTTTTTGTATTCGAAATTTTCGGAGCCATACAGGTCTGAGATTGTGTATCTGATAGCAGCAAGGCAGAGGTACAAGGGGTTTTTGTACATGATGCAGAGGACTAATGATTTGGGTTCTAATTTGGTTCCTGCCTCTGATATAATGCTAATGTGGATCATGCATCAG AGTTATCCAACTGTATATGCTGAAGATTTGAAAGATGTAGAGGGTGATTTGGTTACAGTGTTGACTGCGTGGGATAAACTCAAGGAAAAAGAGGTGGAGGAGACCAAGAAGTTGTGGGAGAGGACTTTTGATCAACCATATGAGAAAGCTGGTGGGGAAATGGCGTTGACATTGGATGGGCGTGTCTCATTTACACCACCGGTTTACTGGGAGGTTTCAGATACAGATGTCAATACCAAATACAAACCTCTGCTGCCTAGGTTCTTGCTTGAG GTCTGTGTGTTTGTCAGGCTTAGGGATAAAATGAAGGCAATGCATGGGAACATAAGAGGTGATAACCTTCGTCTTCGAATTGTTAGGTGTCACAGGGAGTTAAAACTTGGAAAACCCATGTCCGACTTTTCTCATCTGTCATGGCGAAAACCTTGGCATCTCTACTGTGAGTTTGGTACCAAAGGAGTAATAGTGGAGCTTCGTCGGCGTGGTGGCTACTGTTTTAAGGGAAATAGTGTGCAAGACACTGTTACGTTTTATTGGAATGACTTACTTAGGGCACCCTCTTTGTCTTTGcaaaaagaagatgatgaactGAAAATTACTACTTCGATAACTCCACCAGTTCAGGCACCATACCTAATGAAATGTGTACCAGATCATGTCACAGATGATTCCGGGGCCATGATATCGGATGTGATTCTGAGAATGAACCAGTATCGTCCCCAAGAAGGCCGGTGGTTGTCACGCACTGTGCTTGATCATGCAGGGAGAGAGTGTTTTGTGATTCGAATAAG GGTGGGAGAAGGATtttggagaagaggaggcGAAGCTCCATCAGCTGTGAAATGGGAGGATAGAATCATAGAGATTCGAGAAGGTTCTTGGTCATATGTTGCCGGTTCCATTGGTAGATGCCCTG TGAAAGTGGTCGGAAACGCCTTACCAAAAGAACCAACGGAGCAATGGAAAGCTGCATGGAAATTTTCAACAggagatgaattgatgatagGGGGATTGCCATCGTCAATTTCAGGTCTGAGATTTTGTTTGAAAAATCAAACTGCTGAATCAACG GTTAAGCTCTTGAAAGGACGTAAGATGCAATATCAAGTGAAAAAGAAAGGATCTGTAACTGTGGATGAGGAATGTCAAATTTATGAGGAAGGTGAAGGGgtggaagatgaagatgaagaagagggGTTTTTAACCCTTGTACGGATAACTGAAGAGGATCCAATTGGAAGAGCAACAGCTCTTTTGAATTGGAAGTTATTGGTAGTGGAGTTACTGCCAGAAGAAGATGCAGTATTTGTACTTCTTCTATGCATTTGTATACTACGAAGTGTGTCGGAGatgaaaaaagaagatatTGGAGGTTTGCTGATCAGAAGAAGActaaaggaagaaaaatttGGGACCAGAGATTGGGGTTCTGTATTACTTCACCCTTCATCAAGTTCTTCATCGAATTCTTCACCTCAAGTTGAACCTTGGTATTGGAATGCAAAGGCAATCATAAAGTCAGAGGGTTCAGTTAACATTACCAGGCAACCAGCTGTTACTGTGGGATATTCACCGGAGGAAGGTGGTGATAAGTTGTACAGACGAAGCATACTAGCATGA
- the LOC126797647 gene encoding uncharacterized protein LOC126797647 isoform X2, producing the protein MSSRNSSTLSTTRTLSGVSEMEAAVKLGLDLAAAARRNLSFLRAVAESRWLYRKPTLVEAIRRYRELWMPLMAHLTAESTSMTTPVVHPPIDIEWVWFCHTLNPVHYRQYCESRFSRLIGKPTIFNEENEEYALMRCRDIWVKRYPDEPFENESDSDVGVSDVVNDEELLEEVNKHRFLYSKFSEPYRSEIVYLIAARQRYKGFLYMMQRTNDLGSNLVPASDIMLMWIMHQSYPTVYAEDLKDVEGDLVTVLTAWDKLKEKEVEETKKLWERTFDQPYEKAGGEMALTLDGRVSFTPPVYWEVSDTDVNTKYKPLLPRFLLEVCVFVRLRDKMKAMHGNIRGDNLRLRIVRCHRELKLGKPMSDFSHLSWRKPWHLYCEFGTKGVIVELRRRGGYCFKGNSVQDTVTFYWNDLLRAPSLSLQKEDDELKITTSITPPVQAPYLMKCVPDHVTDDSGAMISDVILRMNQYRPQEGRWLSRTVLDHAGRECFVIRIRVGEGFWRRGGEAPSAVKWEDRIIEIREGSWSYVAGSIGRCPVQ; encoded by the exons ATGTCGTCGCGTAACTCCAGCACCTTGTCCACGACCAGAACTCTCAGCGGAGTATCCGAAATGGAGGCCGCCGTGAAGCTCGGCTTGGATCTCGCCGCCGCCGCCAGGCGAAACCTCAGCTTCCTCCGAGCTGTGGCCGAGTCTCGGTGGCTGTACCGGAAGCCAACGCTTGTTGAAGCCATAAGAAG GTACCGTGAGCTCTGGATGCCGTTGATGGCTCATCTGACGGCGGAGTCAACGTCAATGACTACTCCGGTGGTTCACCCTCCCATTGATATTGAGTGGGTTTGGTTCTGTCACACACTTAATCCG gttcATTATAGGCAATACTGTGAGTCGAGGTTTTCAAGACTTATAGGAAAGCCCACCATTTTTAATGAAGAGAATGAAGAATATGCATTAATGAGGTGCAGAGATATATGGGTTAAAAGGTACCCAGATGAGCCATTTGAGAATGAAAGTGATTCTGATGTGGGGGTATCAGATGTGGTTAATGATGAGGAGCTATTGGAGGAAGTGAACAAGCATAGGTTTTTGTATTCGAAATTTTCGGAGCCATACAGGTCTGAGATTGTGTATCTGATAGCAGCAAGGCAGAGGTACAAGGGGTTTTTGTACATGATGCAGAGGACTAATGATTTGGGTTCTAATTTGGTTCCTGCCTCTGATATAATGCTAATGTGGATCATGCATCAG AGTTATCCAACTGTATATGCTGAAGATTTGAAAGATGTAGAGGGTGATTTGGTTACAGTGTTGACTGCGTGGGATAAACTCAAGGAAAAAGAGGTGGAGGAGACCAAGAAGTTGTGGGAGAGGACTTTTGATCAACCATATGAGAAAGCTGGTGGGGAAATGGCGTTGACATTGGATGGGCGTGTCTCATTTACACCACCGGTTTACTGGGAGGTTTCAGATACAGATGTCAATACCAAATACAAACCTCTGCTGCCTAGGTTCTTGCTTGAG GTCTGTGTGTTTGTCAGGCTTAGGGATAAAATGAAGGCAATGCATGGGAACATAAGAGGTGATAACCTTCGTCTTCGAATTGTTAGGTGTCACAGGGAGTTAAAACTTGGAAAACCCATGTCCGACTTTTCTCATCTGTCATGGCGAAAACCTTGGCATCTCTACTGTGAGTTTGGTACCAAAGGAGTAATAGTGGAGCTTCGTCGGCGTGGTGGCTACTGTTTTAAGGGAAATAGTGTGCAAGACACTGTTACGTTTTATTGGAATGACTTACTTAGGGCACCCTCTTTGTCTTTGcaaaaagaagatgatgaactGAAAATTACTACTTCGATAACTCCACCAGTTCAGGCACCATACCTAATGAAATGTGTACCAGATCATGTCACAGATGATTCCGGGGCCATGATATCGGATGTGATTCTGAGAATGAACCAGTATCGTCCCCAAGAAGGCCGGTGGTTGTCACGCACTGTGCTTGATCATGCAGGGAGAGAGTGTTTTGTGATTCGAATAAG GGTGGGAGAAGGATtttggagaagaggaggcGAAGCTCCATCAGCTGTGAAATGGGAGGATAGAATCATAGAGATTCGAGAAGGTTCTTGGTCATATGTTGCCGGTTCCATTGGTAGATGCCCTG TACAGTGA
- the LOC126797666 gene encoding LOW QUALITY PROTEIN: putative pectinesterase/pectinesterase inhibitor 22 (The sequence of the model RefSeq protein was modified relative to this genomic sequence to represent the inferred CDS: deleted 2 bases in 2 codons) yields the protein MGFTNFLVVLITLASRSVLSYGEQPNPFIQSMLMQTCTQIENQSSCLTEVQAELQGMMGPDQSLRNTASSRNSILSAALRHTFNQAISAIDMITKFNALSISYREQVAIEDCKELLDFSVSELAWSLGEMNRIRTGDKNVHYEGDLKAWLSAALSNQDTCLEGFERTDRRVENFIRGSLKQVTQLIGNVLGLYTQLHALPFKPPRDHNLNTLTIANKSSSADPNFLAWMSEGDQELVRSSPHDQSGMHVDAVVAEDGTGKYRSITDAVNEAPNYSSRRYIIYVKKGLYRENIDMKKKTNIMFVGDGIGQTVVTGDRNFMQEWTTFRTATVAVSGKGFIGRDMTFRNTAGPENHQGVALRVDSDQSAFFRCSMEGHQDTLYAHSLRQFYCECEIYGTIDYIFGNGAAVLQNCKIYTRVPLPLQKVTITAQGRKIPHQNTGFSIQESYVFATQPTYLGRPWKLYSRTVFLNTYMSGLVQPRGWLEWYGKFALGTLWYGEYRNYGPGASLSGRVKWPGYHIIQDANMASFFTVRRFIDGMAWLPATGVKFTVGLSN from the exons ATGGGCTTTACCAATTTTCTTGTTGTTCTCATTACTCTAGCTTCACGTTCAGTTTTGTCTTATGGAGAACAGCCAAACCCTTTCATTCAATCCATGCTTATGCAAACTTGCACCCAAATTGAAAACCAAAGTTCCTGCCTCACAGAAGTGCAAGCTGAGCTCCAAGGTATGATGGGGCCTGATCAAAGTCTTCGAAACACTGCTTCTTCAAGAAATTCAATCCTAAGTGCCGCGCTTAGGCACACATTTAATCAAGCCATATCTGCAATTGACATGATCACAAAGTTCAATGCTTTATCCATCAGTTACAGAGAACAAGTAGCTATTGAGGATTGCAAGGAGCTCCTTGATTTCTCTGTCTCTGAGTTGGCTTGGTCTTTAGGTGAGATGAACAGAATTCGGACAGGTGACAAAAATGTTCACTATGAAGGAGACCTAAAAGCTTGGTTGAGTGCTGCCCTTAGTAACCAAGATACATGCCTTGAAGGTTTTGAGAGAACTGATAGACGCGTCGAAAATTTCATCAGGGGAAGCTTGAAGCAAGTCACACAGCTCATTGGTAATGTCTTGGGCTTATACACTCAATTGCATGCTTTACCCTTTAAACCTCCAAGGGATCACAATCTG AATACTTTGACAATTGCGAATAAGAGTTCATCGGCTGATCCT AACTTCCTGGCATGGATGAGTGAGGGTGATCAAGAGCTGGTTAGGTCTAGTCCACATGATCAATCAGGTATGCATGTAGATGCTGTTGTGGCAGAAGATGGGACTGGGAAGTACCGTTCAATCACAGACGCTGTTAATGAAGCTCCAAACTACAGCAGCAGGAGGTACATAATATATGTGAAGAAGGGGCTTTATAGAGAAAACATTGAcatgaagaagaaaaccaaCATCATGTTTGTAGGGGATGGAATTGGACAAACTGTGGTAACTGGTGACCGAAATTTCATGCAAGAATGGACTACATTTAGAACTGCAACAGTTG CTGTATCCGGAAAGGGATTTATAGGCAGAGATATGACTTTTCGCAACACAGCCGGGCCTGAAAACCATCAAGGTGTGGCGCTTCGAGTTGATTCAGACCAATCTGCCTTCTTCCGGTGCAGCATGGAGGGTCACCAAGACACACTCTATGCTCACTCACTTCGCCAATTTTATTGTGAATGTGAAATCTATGGCACCATAGACTACATATTTGGCAATGGTGCCGCGGTGCTCCAAAATTGCAAAATCTACACTCGAGTCCCGCTTCCACTACAAAAGGTCACCATCACCGCCCAAGGCCGGAAAATTCCGCATCAGAACACCGGATTTTCGATCCAAGAGAGCTATGTTTTTGCCACCCAACCAACATATCTTGGGAGGCCATGGAAGCTATACTCTAGGACAGTTTTTCTCAACACTTACATGAGTGGTTTAGTGCAGCCTAGAGGGTGGCTTGAGTGGTACGGTAAGTTCGCTTTGGGTACATTATGGTATGGCGAGTATAGAAACTATGGGCCGGGTGCATCACTATCCGGACGGGTCAAATGGCCAGGTTACCACATCATCCAGGATGCAAACATGGCTAGTTTCTTCACTGTTCGGCGATTTATTGATGGGATGGCCTGGTTGCCGGCCACTGGTGTTAAGTTTACGGTAGGTTTGAGTAATTAA
- the LOC126800930 gene encoding protein UNUSUAL FLORAL ORGANS-like: MDPQFHHLSEIPLPLSFSSTYAGSSSSGPNHDDPWMDPKIWKKLPTRILDRIIAFLPPPAFFRSRCVCRRWNGLLFTNTFLQVYLDISPQRPHWFLFFKAETQNLFGDNNNRAEGYLFNPYELVWYRLPFPLVPPIGFSPTASSGGLVCWISNNPAPKTLLLSNPLSGTLNQLPLTLTSRYQPSIGFTVTPTSIDVTLAGDDLINNALAVKNSTAERFRVDGTGCFLPIWQITSPLPRLCNFESAGRMVHANGRLYTMSYHPFNVSTYDVETASWWEIQPPLKRFLKFPSVVESSAGKLLLVAAIEKKSLIVPKSLRIWRLQEGTSWVEIERMPQLLYDEFCAEMKLFGNGFHCVGHGEFIVFMIPGSSRHLAVLYDLTTKLWKCMPPCPYVGMGDLSCGFGYEPRLATPVTALLNYQFPAAQFPA, translated from the coding sequence ATGGATCCTCAGTTTCACCATTTATCTGAAATTCCCTTACCCTTATCATTCAGTAGTACGTACGCtggtagtagtagtagtggaCCGAATCATGATGATCCGTGGATGGACCCGAAGATCTGGAAGAAGCTCCCAACTCGGATTCTCGACCGCATTATTGCCTTTCTTCCACCGCCGGCCTTTTTCCGATCTCGGTGTGTCTGTAGGAGATGGAACGGCCTCTTGTTTACCAACACCTTCCTTCAAGTCTACCTCGATATCTCCCCACAACGTCCCCACTGGTTCCTCTTTTTTAAGGCCGAAACCCAGAATCTCTTTGGTGACAACAACAATAGGGCTGaagggtatcttttcaatccgtATGAACTCGTATGGTACCGCCTTCCCTTTCCTTTGGTTCCACCAATTGGCTTCTCTCCAACTGCTTCTTCAGGCGGTCTGGTTTGTTGGATTTCGAATAACCCTGCTCCGAAAACCCTACTTCTCTCCAACCCGCTTTCTGGTACCTTAAACCAACTCCCTCTAACCCTAACCTCAAGGTACCAACCCTCCATCGGCTTCACCGTCACCCCTACTTCCATAGACGTCACCCTTGCCGGAGATGACCTTATCAACAATGCCCTAGCTGTGAAAAACTCCACCGCAGAAAGGTTCCGCGTGGATGGTACGGGTTGCTTTCTTCCCATATGGCAAATCACTTCTCCTCTTCCCAGACTCTGCAACTTTGAGTCAGCAGGtagaatggttcatgctaatGGAAGGCTTTACACCATGAGCTACCATCCTTTCAACGTCTCAACCTATGACGTGGAAACAGCCAGTTGGTGGGAAATCCAGCCACCACTGAAGAGGTTCCTGAAGTTCCCGAGCGTGGTGGAGAGCAGCGCTGGTAAGCTTCTGCTTGTTGCGGCTATTGAGAAGAAATCCCTGATCGTGCCGAAAAGCTTGAGGATCTGGAGATTGCAGGAAGGGACTTCGTGGGTAGAGATTGAGAGGATGCCGCAGCTGCTTTATGATGAGTTCTGTGCGGAGATGAAGTTGTTTGGGAATGGTTTTCACTGCGTTGGCCATGGTGAGTTCATTGTGTTCATGATTCCCGGAAGTTCTCGTCATTTGGCTGTTTTGTATGATTTGACGACCAAATTGTGGAAATGTATGCCTCCCTGTCCCTACGTTGGTATGGGTGATCTGAGCTGTGGTTTTGGTTATGAGCCCCGGCTTGCTACTCCGGTCACTGCCCTTTTGAATTATCAGTTCCCTGCGGCTCAATTTCCTGCTTGA